Proteins encoded by one window of Streptomyces sp. NBC_01477:
- a CDS encoding PP2C family protein-serine/threonine phosphatase, whose protein sequence is MTEHTGHGGPPRSGPAALSLEEQLRRLTAGQRKQRRLLDAVVTISADMDSRAVLGHIVRAGTELIDTRYGALGVLGENGDVVDLISVGADEAPALCPPGHPAVRTVLGVPLTVRGTVYGNLCLSGKNDGTPFTDDDQALLTALASAASVSIENARLYERLKYTTEQFQRRMLPELPDLGPIEVRARYQPASELPKLGGDWYDVLVLPDGVPCLVVGDVTGHDPGVAPVMGQFRNMLRALAHDRVGPPGVIVAKLDDVVATLGDPPAATLVLGRLEQWRQGEYTFHWTNAGHPPPLLIAEDGTVRYLAPPRHGIPIGVDTRLPRPDHQHPLPPGSTLLLFTDGLIERRGQDIDEGLRALAEQASALATAPLDVLCDEVIANHGQVFDDDVAVLVVRLPPRPGG, encoded by the coding sequence ATGACCGAGCACACCGGACACGGCGGCCCGCCCAGGAGCGGCCCGGCCGCCCTGTCCCTGGAGGAGCAGCTGCGCAGGCTCACCGCGGGGCAGCGCAAACAGCGCCGGCTGCTGGACGCGGTCGTGACCATCAGCGCCGACATGGACTCGCGTGCCGTGCTGGGCCACATCGTGCGGGCCGGCACCGAACTGATCGACACCCGCTACGGTGCGCTCGGGGTGCTCGGCGAGAACGGCGACGTCGTCGACCTCATCTCGGTGGGGGCGGACGAGGCCCCGGCGCTCTGCCCGCCGGGGCACCCGGCCGTGCGGACCGTGCTGGGCGTCCCCCTCACCGTGCGCGGCACCGTCTACGGCAATCTCTGCCTGTCGGGAAAGAACGACGGGACGCCCTTCACCGACGACGACCAGGCCCTGCTGACCGCGCTGGCCAGCGCCGCGAGCGTCAGCATCGAGAACGCCCGGCTCTACGAGCGCCTGAAGTACACCACCGAGCAGTTCCAGCGCCGCATGCTGCCCGAGCTGCCCGACCTGGGACCGATCGAGGTGCGGGCGCGCTACCAGCCGGCCTCCGAGCTGCCCAAGCTCGGCGGCGACTGGTACGACGTCCTGGTGCTGCCCGACGGCGTCCCGTGCCTGGTCGTGGGCGACGTCACCGGGCACGACCCCGGGGTGGCCCCCGTGATGGGGCAGTTCCGCAACATGCTGCGCGCCCTGGCCCACGACCGGGTCGGGCCGCCCGGTGTGATCGTGGCGAAACTGGACGACGTCGTGGCCACCCTCGGCGACCCGCCCGCGGCCACCCTGGTCCTGGGCCGACTGGAGCAGTGGCGCCAGGGGGAGTACACCTTCCACTGGACCAACGCCGGGCACCCGCCGCCGCTGCTGATCGCCGAGGACGGCACCGTCCGCTACCTCGCCCCGCCCCGGCACGGGATCCCGATCGGCGTCGACACCCGGCTGCCGCGGCCCGACCACCAGCACCCGCTGCCGCCGGGGAGCACCCTGCTGCTGTTCACCGACGGCCTGATCGAGCGCCGCGGCCAGGACATCGACGAGGGCCTGCGCGCGCTGGCCGAGCAGGCCTCGGCGCTGGCCACGGCACCGCTCGACGTGCTGTGCGACGAGGTCATCGCCAACCACGGCCAGGTCTTCGACGACGACGTGGCGGTCCTCGTCGTACGCCTGCCGCCGCGACCCGGCGGCTGA
- a CDS encoding VOC family protein, producing the protein MVVFVRDLDRAVDFYQELLLMRVAVRTTTAVLLVGADDTQLYLRVMGSGGEHPLGAIGVQYVIWTANSRDDLERCERMLKERSAHISSKDTADGVTVVEGRDPDGLPLVIAHPGPRGAAGQEIMARIYAW; encoded by the coding sequence GTGGTGGTTTTCGTCCGCGACCTCGACCGGGCGGTGGACTTCTACCAGGAGCTGCTGCTGATGCGGGTCGCGGTCCGTACGACCACGGCCGTGCTGCTCGTCGGCGCGGACGACACGCAGCTGTACCTGCGCGTCATGGGCTCGGGCGGCGAGCACCCGCTGGGCGCCATCGGTGTGCAGTACGTGATCTGGACCGCGAACAGCCGCGACGACCTCGAACGGTGCGAGCGGATGCTCAAGGAGCGCTCCGCCCACATCTCGTCCAAGGACACGGCGGACGGCGTCACGGTGGTCGAGGGGCGCGACCCCGACGGCCTGCCGCTGGTCATCGCCCACCCCGGGCCGCGGGGCGCGGCCGGCCAGGAGATCATGGCGCGGATCTACGCCTGGTGA
- a CDS encoding sensor histidine kinase, with the protein MAQTRQVPMAGAGGTAGLVSSLRKEILAAYRERIRLSGVIAPDSSGAVDLALADARDMLAELVRALGADHAQPDRPDDAAGGEFAPPAAPRAHPYEVTESTSVLFDTVLSVVTPHLPADPTASAACHRLATALQRTIATRVRASLAQHTGLLLNSVPRAQVEERRQIAKDLHDRMGHCLSTVQKQLELYDLHQVGDPPVAEGHWQGAWESLQESMRYLRAVTSRLHMQQPPRSLEAALRAYLEVAETGGAQVTVQVNGDETWASPKVLDECFLVLREAARNALSHARPRLLRIDVDITPYELRGTVVDNGCGFDPSTPVGGGLGLISMVTRAELLGGRLTFTSLVGEGTRIGFSVPLSGRPVEHIA; encoded by the coding sequence ATGGCACAAACACGACAGGTACCAATGGCGGGGGCCGGCGGAACAGCCGGGCTGGTCTCATCTTTACGGAAGGAGATCCTGGCGGCGTATCGGGAAAGGATCCGGCTCTCGGGGGTAATTGCGCCGGACAGTTCCGGCGCCGTCGATCTGGCGCTCGCCGACGCCCGCGACATGCTCGCGGAGCTGGTCCGCGCCCTCGGCGCCGACCACGCGCAGCCGGACCGGCCGGACGACGCGGCGGGCGGGGAGTTCGCGCCGCCGGCGGCGCCGCGCGCGCATCCGTACGAGGTCACCGAGTCCACATCGGTGCTCTTCGACACGGTCCTGTCGGTGGTCACCCCGCACTTACCGGCGGACCCGACGGCTTCCGCGGCATGCCACCGGCTCGCGACCGCCCTCCAGCGGACCATCGCGACCCGGGTGCGCGCGTCGCTCGCGCAGCACACGGGGCTGCTGCTGAACAGCGTGCCGCGGGCCCAGGTCGAGGAGCGCCGGCAGATCGCCAAGGACCTGCACGACCGGATGGGCCACTGCCTGAGCACGGTCCAGAAGCAACTGGAGCTGTACGACCTGCACCAGGTCGGCGATCCCCCGGTCGCGGAGGGCCACTGGCAGGGGGCGTGGGAGTCGCTCCAGGAGTCGATGCGGTATCTGCGCGCGGTGACGTCCCGGCTGCACATGCAGCAGCCGCCACGCAGCCTGGAGGCGGCGCTGCGGGCGTATCTGGAGGTCGCCGAGACCGGCGGGGCCCAGGTGACGGTCCAGGTCAACGGCGACGAGACCTGGGCGTCGCCCAAGGTGCTCGACGAATGCTTCCTGGTGCTGCGCGAGGCGGCCCGCAACGCGCTGTCGCACGCGCGGCCCCGCCTGCTGCGCATCGACGTCGACATCACCCCCTACGAGCTGCGCGGCACGGTGGTGGACAACGGCTGCGGCTTCGACCCGAGCACGCCGGTCGGCGGGGGGCTCGGCCTGATCTCGATGGTGACGCGGGCCGAACTGCTCGGCGGGCGGCTGACCTTCACGAGCCTGGTCGGCGAGGGCACCCGGATCGGCTTCAGCGTGCCGCTGAGTGGGCGTCCCGTTGAGCACATCGCCTGA
- a CDS encoding GPP34 family phosphoprotein has protein sequence MTTPQDLLIVAMDVESSRPVESGDLSLALAAAELLDLLDGRLASLDGDRVVPGVGSAPRDPLLAEAASALVRQPPYESVEDWLWRRGRALSTAYLAAMESAGHVTRKHRRLLPGRPGPATLVDSPLRRRATERWTSGEPVLTALAAVLGIHAGTHGAPDAPPGVADEAVVTVLATAGDAVVELEAARQRRDIEQAAFDNIWRGE, from the coding sequence ATGACCACACCGCAGGATCTGCTGATCGTCGCCATGGACGTCGAGTCCAGCCGTCCCGTCGAGTCGGGCGACCTCTCGCTCGCGCTCGCCGCCGCCGAGCTGCTCGATCTGCTCGACGGCCGGCTCGCGTCGCTGGACGGCGACCGCGTCGTGCCGGGCGTCGGGTCGGCGCCGCGCGACCCGCTGCTGGCCGAGGCCGCGTCGGCGCTGGTGCGGCAGCCGCCGTACGAGTCGGTCGAGGACTGGCTGTGGCGCAGGGGCCGCGCGCTGTCCACGGCCTATCTGGCCGCCATGGAGTCGGCGGGGCACGTCACGCGCAAGCACCGGCGGCTGCTGCCCGGCCGGCCCGGGCCCGCGACGCTGGTCGACTCGCCGCTCCGGCGCCGTGCGACCGAGCGCTGGACCTCGGGCGAGCCGGTCCTCACGGCCCTCGCGGCCGTCCTCGGGATCCACGCCGGGACGCACGGGGCACCCGACGCGCCCCCGGGGGTCGCCGACGAGGCGGTGGTGACCGTCCTGGCGACGGCCGGCGACGCCGTGGTGGAGCTGGAGGCCGCACGGCAGCGGCGGGACATCGAGCAGGCGGCCTTCGACAACATCTGGCGCGGCGAGTAG
- a CDS encoding GH92 family glycosyl hydrolase has translation MRSGRSRRTLTRPLLAALVALGLTVPASAFAHAETGGSGHGPAFTTSFEAGQPQPGWTSTAENDAHGRPMVAGVTAGTLPLLPGSVKDRITAVTASAENAPNESAAKAADEDPSTKWLTFAATGWLRYQLSEDVTVRKYALTSANDFPDRDPKDFALQGSADGSTWTTVDSRTGQTFAGRFASKVYEVATPGAYRYYRLNVTGNNGSDGTQLADLVLSDGSPAPTPVPGMTTEVGSGPSSGPNVRANTGFTGVRALEYAGTHTAAGAVHAWNKLYDVHIPVARDTQLSYDIFPELTGGDLKYPSTFVSVDLHFTDGTYLSRLRRPAQDGNGVVLAPKAQGASKILYASQWNSVASTIGEVAAGKTADRILLGYDDPAGSTQPGATTQFKGWIDDLTIGAAPQRNRSASFAQHVDTRRGTNSSGSFSRGNNLPLAAVPNGFNFYTPVTDAGSDSWEYSYAGQNNADNLPALQALGISHEPSPWMGDRDMFQVMPSAASGTPDLDRTKRALTFEHSDEVAQPHYYGVTFTNGMKAEIAPADHSAVFRFTFTGDTGDLLFDNVDNNGGLTLDPAEGTLDGWSEHRSGSSAGATRMYVHAEFDQAPTAAAKVTGQGRDNVTGYAGFDTSAHKTVTMRVATSFISADQAKKNLALEIPAGTSFDTVKRSAERQWNAKLGKVEVQGATDDQLTTLYSNLYRMNLYPNSGYENTGTAARPVYRYASAFSPGAASTPTQTGAKVVDGKVYVNNGFWDTYRSEWPAYSLLESKTAGELANGFVQQYKDGGWTARWSSPGYSDSMTGTSADVSFADAYAKGVTGFDAKAAYDAAVKNATVVPTSSGVGRKGLSTSIFTGYTNTATDGSVSWSLDGYINDYGIGTMAARLATDPKTPAAERARYKEESAYFLARAQNYTNLFNKGVGFFEGRKPDGTWRVADSAFDPQQWGNEYTETNAFNYGFTVPQDPAGLASLYGGKQGLEKQLDTFFATQETASGDAGGYGGTIHEMLEARDVRMGELGMSNQPSFGIPYMYDYAGAPAKAQAAVREIQQRLFTGSSIGQGYPGDEDNGATSTWQIFSALGFYPLQTGSGNYVIGSPLFTKATVHLDNGKDITVKAPNNSRDNVYVQSLKVNGKSWDKVYLTQAQLSAGATLDFTMGAKPSTWGTGKNAVPASLTPAGGTPDPLTDTTAPGLGAASAAGGTDVSGLFDNTSATQANLPGTTAAVTYAYDDGAKQRAAFYTLTSGSTAAAQDPKSWQLQGSTGGGHWKTLDTRTGQAFTDRLQTRPFEIAHPGAYTSYRLVVTANNGSQDTTSLAEVELLAHR, from the coding sequence ATGAGAAGTGGCCGATCCCGCCGCACTCTCACCCGACCACTGCTGGCCGCGCTCGTCGCCCTGGGCCTGACCGTGCCGGCGTCCGCGTTCGCGCACGCCGAGACAGGCGGTTCCGGGCACGGGCCCGCCTTCACCACGTCCTTCGAGGCGGGCCAGCCGCAGCCGGGATGGACCAGCACCGCGGAGAACGACGCCCACGGCAGGCCGATGGTCGCCGGGGTGACCGCGGGCACCCTCCCGCTGCTGCCCGGCAGCGTCAAGGACAGGATCACCGCGGTCACCGCCAGCGCGGAGAACGCCCCCAACGAGTCCGCCGCCAAGGCCGCCGACGAGGACCCGAGCACCAAGTGGCTCACCTTCGCGGCCACCGGGTGGTTGCGCTACCAGCTGTCCGAGGACGTCACCGTCAGGAAGTACGCCCTCACCTCCGCCAACGACTTCCCCGACCGCGACCCGAAGGACTTCGCGCTCCAGGGCTCGGCCGACGGCAGCACCTGGACCACCGTGGACAGCAGGACCGGCCAGACCTTCGCCGGCCGCTTCGCGTCCAAGGTCTACGAGGTCGCCACCCCCGGCGCGTACCGCTACTACCGGCTGAACGTCACCGGCAACAACGGCAGCGACGGCACCCAGCTCGCCGACCTGGTCCTCTCGGACGGCTCGCCCGCGCCCACCCCGGTGCCCGGTATGACCACCGAGGTCGGCAGCGGCCCGTCCTCCGGTCCCAATGTTCGCGCGAACACCGGCTTCACCGGCGTCAGGGCGCTGGAGTACGCCGGCACCCACACCGCGGCGGGCGCGGTGCACGCCTGGAACAAGCTCTACGACGTGCACATCCCGGTCGCCCGCGACACGCAGCTGTCGTACGACATCTTCCCCGAGCTGACCGGCGGCGACCTGAAGTACCCCAGCACCTTCGTCTCGGTCGACCTGCACTTCACCGACGGGACCTACCTCAGCCGACTGCGCCGCCCGGCGCAGGACGGCAACGGTGTCGTGCTCGCCCCGAAGGCGCAGGGCGCCTCGAAGATCCTCTACGCCTCGCAGTGGAACTCCGTCGCCTCGACCATCGGCGAGGTCGCCGCGGGCAAGACCGCCGACCGCATCCTGCTCGGCTACGACGACCCGGCCGGCAGCACACAGCCGGGCGCGACCACGCAGTTCAAGGGCTGGATCGACGACCTCACGATCGGTGCGGCACCGCAGCGCAACCGGTCCGCGAGCTTCGCCCAGCACGTCGACACCCGGCGCGGCACCAATTCCTCCGGGTCCTTCTCGCGCGGCAACAACCTGCCCCTGGCAGCCGTCCCGAACGGCTTCAACTTCTACACGCCGGTCACCGACGCGGGCTCCGACAGCTGGGAGTACAGCTACGCCGGCCAGAACAACGCCGACAACCTGCCCGCCCTCCAGGCGCTCGGGATCAGCCACGAGCCGAGCCCGTGGATGGGCGACCGCGACATGTTCCAGGTCATGCCGTCCGCCGCGAGCGGCACACCCGACCTGGACAGGACCAAGCGGGCGCTGACCTTCGAGCACTCCGACGAGGTGGCCCAGCCGCACTACTACGGCGTGACCTTCACCAACGGGATGAAGGCCGAGATCGCCCCCGCCGACCACTCCGCGGTCTTCCGCTTCACCTTCACCGGTGACACCGGCGACCTGCTCTTCGACAACGTCGACAACAACGGCGGCCTCACCCTCGACCCGGCCGAGGGCACCCTGGACGGCTGGTCGGAGCACCGCAGCGGCTCCTCCGCCGGCGCCACCCGGATGTATGTCCACGCCGAGTTCGACCAGGCGCCGACCGCGGCAGCCAAGGTCACCGGGCAGGGCCGCGACAATGTCACCGGCTACGCGGGCTTCGACACCTCGGCCCACAAGACGGTGACGATGCGCGTCGCCACGTCCTTCATCAGCGCCGACCAGGCCAAGAAGAACCTGGCCCTGGAGATCCCGGCCGGCACCTCCTTCGACACCGTCAAGCGCTCCGCGGAGCGCCAGTGGAACGCCAAGCTCGGCAAGGTCGAGGTGCAGGGCGCCACCGACGACCAGCTGACCACGCTCTACTCGAACCTCTACCGGATGAACCTGTATCCGAACTCCGGCTACGAGAACACCGGTACCGCCGCCCGTCCCGTCTACCGGTACGCCAGCGCCTTCTCGCCGGGCGCCGCGAGCACCCCGACGCAGACCGGCGCGAAGGTCGTGGACGGCAAGGTTTACGTGAACAACGGCTTCTGGGACACCTACCGCAGCGAGTGGCCCGCCTATTCCCTGCTGGAGTCGAAGACCGCGGGCGAGCTGGCGAACGGCTTCGTCCAGCAGTACAAGGACGGCGGCTGGACCGCCCGCTGGTCCTCGCCCGGCTACTCCGACTCGATGACCGGCACCAGCGCGGACGTGTCCTTCGCCGACGCCTATGCCAAGGGCGTCACCGGCTTCGACGCCAAGGCCGCCTACGACGCGGCGGTCAAGAACGCCACCGTCGTTCCGACCAGTTCGGGGGTGGGCCGCAAGGGCCTGAGCACCTCGATCTTCACCGGCTACACCAACACCGCCACCGACGGCAGCGTCTCCTGGTCGCTGGACGGCTACATCAACGACTACGGCATCGGCACCATGGCGGCCCGGCTCGCCACGGACCCGAAGACCCCGGCCGCCGAGCGCGCCCGCTACAAGGAGGAGTCGGCCTACTTCCTGGCCCGCGCCCAGAACTACACCAACCTGTTCAACAAGGGCGTCGGCTTCTTCGAGGGCCGCAAGCCCGACGGCACCTGGCGGGTCGCCGACAGCGCCTTCGACCCGCAGCAGTGGGGCAACGAGTACACCGAGACCAACGCCTTCAACTACGGCTTCACCGTGCCGCAGGACCCGGCGGGCCTGGCCTCGCTCTACGGCGGCAAGCAGGGCCTGGAGAAGCAGCTCGACACTTTCTTCGCCACCCAGGAGACCGCGTCCGGTGACGCCGGCGGCTACGGCGGCACCATCCACGAGATGCTGGAGGCCCGCGACGTCCGGATGGGCGAGCTGGGCATGAGCAACCAGCCCTCCTTCGGCATCCCGTACATGTACGACTACGCCGGCGCGCCCGCCAAGGCGCAGGCAGCCGTACGGGAGATCCAGCAGCGCCTCTTCACCGGCAGCTCGATCGGCCAGGGCTACCCCGGCGACGAGGACAACGGCGCCACCTCCACCTGGCAGATCTTCAGCGCCCTCGGCTTCTACCCGCTCCAGACCGGCAGCGGCAACTACGTCATCGGCTCCCCGCTGTTCACCAAGGCCACCGTCCACCTGGACAACGGCAAGGACATCACCGTCAAGGCGCCGAACAACAGCCGCGACAACGTCTACGTCCAGTCGCTCAAGGTCAACGGGAAGAGCTGGGACAAGGTCTATCTGACGCAGGCCCAGCTGTCGGCCGGCGCCACCCTGGACTTCACCATGGGCGCCAAGCCGTCCACCTGGGGCACCGGCAAGAACGCGGTGCCGGCCTCGCTCACCCCGGCGGGCGGCACCCCCGACCCGCTCACCGACACCACGGCACCCGGCCTCGGCGCCGCGTCCGCCGCCGGCGGGACGGACGTCTCCGGCCTGTTCGACAACACCTCGGCCACCCAGGCGAATCTGCCCGGCACGACGGCGGCCGTCACGTACGCCTACGACGACGGCGCCAAGCAGCGGGCCGCCTTCTACACGCTGACCTCGGGCAGCACCGCAGCCGCCCAGGACCCGAAGAGCTGGCAGCTCCAGGGCTCCACCGGCGGCGGGCACTGGAAGACGCTGGACACCAGGACGGGCCAGGCCTTCACCGACCGGCTCCAGACCCGGCCGTTCGAGATCGCGCACCCCGGCGCGTACACCTCCTACCGGCTGGTGGTGACCGCCAACAACGGCAGCCAGGACACCACATCGCTGGCGGAGGTGGAGCTGCTGGCCCACCGCTGA
- a CDS encoding DUF1707 domain-containing protein gives MDSEQPRAVPGDADADRSASAAPALRASDADRERAASVLRAATADGRISAAEFDERLDLAYRAASVAELDSVLRDLRPAAPWVQGTPTAAKDVGVLSGFVRGGRWLVGDTYRGTAVVSGGVIDLREARFTGPETTIHVGSWISTVYVVVPEDAEVAVTGTGIIGAFTQDRESPAAPARQRINITGVAVCGNVRVVRRLPPAAERRLGRGR, from the coding sequence GTGGACTCCGAGCAGCCGCGGGCCGTACCCGGCGACGCCGACGCGGACCGGTCCGCGTCCGCCGCCCCGGCGCTGCGGGCGTCCGACGCCGACCGGGAGCGGGCCGCGTCCGTCCTGCGGGCCGCCACCGCGGACGGCCGGATCTCCGCCGCCGAATTCGACGAGCGGCTCGACCTGGCCTACCGGGCCGCGTCCGTGGCCGAACTGGACTCCGTCCTGCGGGATCTGCGCCCGGCCGCCCCGTGGGTGCAGGGAACGCCGACCGCGGCCAAAGACGTCGGCGTCCTGAGCGGTTTCGTCCGCGGGGGCCGCTGGCTGGTGGGCGACACCTACCGCGGCACCGCGGTCGTCAGCGGCGGGGTGATCGACCTGCGCGAGGCGCGGTTCACCGGGCCCGAGACGACGATCCACGTCGGTTCGTGGATCAGCACGGTCTACGTCGTGGTGCCGGAGGACGCCGAGGTGGCCGTCACGGGCACCGGGATCATCGGCGCTTTCACCCAGGACCGCGAGAGTCCGGCCGCTCCGGCGCGGCAGCGGATCAACATCACCGGCGTCGCCGTCTGCGGCAATGTCCGTGTCGTGCGCCGTCTGCCCCCGGCGGCGGAACGGCGGCTCGGGCGCGGACGCTGA
- a CDS encoding relaxase domain-containing protein, giving the protein MITWTLLHAHAYLVGVRDGAGALHGPQHGEVYEETFTREGGAVGRAALAEDLRELGYAITPGTGRGARGFEITGVPEGLLRVGQSADKGCAGLGEETDRDPWDEASRW; this is encoded by the coding sequence GTGATCACGTGGACCCTGCTGCACGCGCACGCCTATCTCGTCGGCGTGCGCGACGGCGCCGGGGCGCTGCACGGCCCGCAGCACGGCGAAGTGTACGAGGAGACCTTCACCCGCGAAGGCGGCGCCGTGGGCCGGGCGGCGCTCGCTGAAGACCTGCGCGAGCTCGGGTACGCCATCACGCCCGGCACCGGCCGCGGCGCTCGCGGCTTCGAGATCACGGGAGTGCCCGAGGGCCTGCTGCGGGTGGGGCAGTCGGCCGACAAGGGCTGCGCGGGCCTGGGTGAGGAGACCGACCGCGACCCGTGGGACGAGGCCTCCCGGTGGTGA
- a CDS encoding O-acetyl-ADP-ribose deacetylase, with translation MVMIEVVQGDITRLRVDAIVNAANGSLMGGGGVDGAIHRAAGPRLAEAGAAVAPCAPGDAKATPAFDLQPRIGHVIHTVGPVWNGGGHSEPDVLASCYRRCLEVADELGVKSVAFPAISTGVYGFPAARAARIAAATLGSASTRVERITLVAFGEESYDLLTAAVSPAEPG, from the coding sequence ATGGTCATGATCGAGGTCGTACAGGGCGACATCACCCGGCTGCGGGTGGACGCCATCGTGAACGCGGCGAACGGGTCGCTGATGGGCGGTGGCGGGGTGGACGGCGCCATCCACCGGGCGGCGGGCCCGCGCCTCGCGGAGGCGGGGGCCGCCGTCGCCCCGTGCGCGCCGGGCGACGCCAAGGCCACGCCCGCCTTCGACCTCCAGCCGCGGATCGGGCATGTGATCCACACCGTCGGCCCGGTCTGGAACGGCGGCGGCCACTCCGAGCCCGACGTCCTGGCCTCCTGCTACCGGCGCTGCCTGGAGGTCGCGGACGAACTCGGCGTCAAAAGCGTCGCCTTCCCGGCGATCTCCACCGGCGTCTACGGTTTCCCGGCCGCGCGGGCTGCGCGTATCGCGGCGGCGACCCTCGGATCCGCGTCGACCCGCGTCGAACGGATCACCCTGGTCGCCTTCGGCGAGGAGTCGTACGACCTGCTGACCGCCGCCGTCAGCCCCGCCGAGCCCGGCTGA
- a CDS encoding universal stress protein, producing MYKNILAAVDGTTHGAGVLDTVASLAALTGGQVHVIHIRASRVITDGISGGVYTAEDPAEGRQVLDEALARLRAAGITAEGEVDEGLREDLAAILVERAEALGSDLIVVGPGHHSGISALLHASVSRGVAKAASVSVLLVRGEA from the coding sequence ATGTACAAGAACATCCTGGCCGCCGTCGACGGCACCACGCACGGCGCAGGGGTGCTGGACACCGTCGCGTCCCTCGCGGCACTGACCGGGGGACAGGTCCACGTCATACACATCCGGGCCTCCCGGGTCATCACCGACGGCATCTCCGGCGGCGTCTACACCGCGGAGGACCCCGCGGAGGGCCGCCAGGTCCTGGACGAGGCGCTCGCGCGGCTGCGGGCGGCCGGGATCACCGCGGAGGGCGAGGTGGACGAGGGCCTGCGGGAGGACCTGGCCGCCATCCTGGTCGAGCGTGCCGAGGCCCTCGGCAGCGACCTCATCGTGGTCGGCCCCGGCCACCACAGCGGCATCTCCGCCCTGCTGCACGCCAGCGTCAGCCGCGGTGTGGCGAAGGCCGCGTCCGTCTCGGTGCTGCTCGTCCGCGGCGAGGCCTGA
- a CDS encoding DUF6480 family protein, whose translation MAVTHPAHSVNPHLPDEGLGVPEDVQAAGHTSPAESGISSLDGPERGPLSQGWGAAPIIGIMLVVGVFAAGALGMAIELML comes from the coding sequence ATGGCGGTCACCCACCCCGCACACTCAGTGAACCCGCACCTGCCCGACGAAGGGCTGGGCGTACCCGAGGACGTACAGGCGGCCGGGCACACCTCGCCGGCCGAGTCGGGGATCTCCTCCCTCGACGGTCCCGAACGCGGCCCCCTCAGCCAGGGCTGGGGCGCCGCACCGATCATCGGGATCATGCTCGTCGTCGGCGTCTTCGCCGCCGGAGCCCTCGGAATGGCGATCGAACTCATGCTGTGA
- a CDS encoding peptidoglycan recognition protein family protein: MALHEHEVDRRTLFRVGLGTAVAAVVGTELAFPGVAQAAPSPEFPWIIDCDSWGARPPSSAIQITGNTTNKIILHHMAFPNVTDYSREHAVQLAKDCQNLHMDTNGWADTGQHFTVSRGGYVMEGRHRSLETLVAGEHQVVSAHCPGENGNAIGIENEGTYITETPPEALLDSLVELCVAVCRQFGLKAWDIFGHWDFRLTDCPGIAFYAQFPMIRRRVLRAMGTHPSAAPARRWPDIWRFVDSPVVQVGQYLLDNAGYALTPDGVFGYDMNDALADFQTRSGIPVTPDATFDTATWEALAPRLDKHATGLPVTAIQFMLARKGYPEVIASGEFDHATMKAVQSMQRLHGLHPDGKVDLSTWCAVVGGSVREAFRR, encoded by the coding sequence ATGGCCTTGCACGAGCACGAGGTGGACCGCCGAACGCTGTTCAGGGTCGGCCTGGGAACCGCGGTCGCCGCGGTTGTCGGCACCGAACTCGCTTTCCCGGGGGTTGCCCAGGCGGCCCCTTCGCCCGAGTTCCCCTGGATCATCGACTGCGACAGCTGGGGCGCCCGGCCGCCGTCCAGCGCGATTCAGATCACCGGCAACACGACGAACAAGATCATCCTGCATCACATGGCGTTCCCCAACGTCACCGACTACTCCCGCGAGCACGCCGTCCAGCTGGCCAAGGACTGCCAGAACCTGCACATGGACACCAACGGCTGGGCGGACACCGGGCAGCACTTCACCGTCAGCCGGGGCGGCTACGTCATGGAGGGCAGGCACCGGAGCCTGGAGACCCTGGTGGCCGGCGAGCACCAGGTCGTGTCGGCCCACTGTCCCGGTGAGAACGGCAACGCGATCGGCATCGAGAACGAGGGCACGTACATCACCGAGACGCCGCCCGAAGCGCTGCTCGACTCGCTGGTGGAGCTGTGTGTCGCGGTGTGCCGCCAGTTCGGCCTGAAGGCCTGGGACATCTTCGGCCACTGGGACTTCCGGCTCACCGACTGTCCCGGCATCGCCTTCTACGCCCAGTTCCCGATGATCCGCAGGCGGGTGCTGCGCGCGATGGGCACCCACCCGTCGGCGGCGCCGGCGCGCCGGTGGCCGGACATCTGGCGCTTCGTCGACAGCCCGGTCGTCCAGGTGGGGCAGTACCTGCTCGACAACGCCGGCTACGCGCTCACGCCGGACGGCGTCTTCGGCTACGACATGAATGACGCGCTCGCCGATTTCCAGACCAGGAGCGGCATCCCGGTGACCCCGGACGCCACCTTCGACACCGCCACGTGGGAGGCGCTCGCGCCGCGTCTCGACAAGCACGCCACCGGCCTGCCGGTCACCGCGATCCAGTTCATGCTCGCCCGCAAGGGGTATCCCGAGGTGATTGCGAGCGGCGAGTTCGACCACGCGACAATGAAGGCCGTCCAGTCCATGCAGCGCCTGCACGGCCTGCACCCCGACGGCAAGGTCGATCTCAGCACCTGGTGCGCCGTTGTCGGCGGCTCGGTGCGGGAGGCCTTCCGCCGCTGA